A section of the Sebastes fasciatus isolate fSebFas1 chromosome 21, fSebFas1.pri, whole genome shotgun sequence genome encodes:
- the znf438 gene encoding zinc finger protein 438: protein MKSLQFRSIAPKAPAVVPSPSPAVLSCQPPSALPEAATATSPKSIIVPTQNYALMQIAGQDGTFSLVALPPSVSSQTPQQQQQQTQKNLKLPIPRYQPVRSKGTTDKVKSPPLAARVKTAAKAAVTAPTKSVVSGASTGMKKKQHESKHTKDTLVPKEEPSEQVILIEPASSDISVTALLPDNAVLYPGSQLERAPDGSERPATTGLIQNLQYPPSAVKGSPGKPPEESKTTMRLCQSKSAAAQPQSSITVLSSAIFSKAVQIIPSPPKGKLPILPYSKMKSTLIPAAKLRSLSPEKGFSSPTGLTSPLDPTSKTLETAEALGRNQVPNATLQPQAKTTLMPVLGTLQKPPGKKRGRKRKTMEDILAFEARKKRSLSFFRRRVPEKPPAVVPGSKEKEVDISKKYRSIRPKPMLVMETVPQLVSLPAITPDGQEQELVLGHQLPTTTTTKALDCPPQPAPVTLHLRGASHPRVFIGSRPLHRCPTCSRCFQFKHHLQSHMNSHTNSRPYVCPVCRKAYAHSGSLSTHMKLHHSDVRPRRSLCCEFCEKAFGYVGVYFSHLREVHKVVLTVEPSISQHEDDMSLEGANSLEPSDEQDHEDPVELQIKCGRCQAITPTFADMKMHLLHVHGEEIQVPLHDGQSLRGAREAEDELVKHAAHYWRQLNEKRNLVKCGSCDEEFFSFSKLKRHILSHHRGREGEDSGTVSSPDSGGVGVGVLAAGAAFNCVLCSEVLDTKEGVMEHWRSRHHCEQPSLLWDALSSYSGKEEGEADGDLDTPAPSPHYPA from the exons ATGAAGAGCCTTCAGTTCCGGAGCATCGCCCCCAAGGCCCCGGCCGTGGTGCCCTCCCCCTCCCCCGCGGTCCTGTCCTGCCAACCTCCCTCTGCCCTCCCTGAGGCTGCCACCGCCACCAGCCCTAAGTCCATCATTGTGCCCACCCAAAACTATGCACTGATGCAAATAGCAGGTCAGGATGGCACTTTCTCTCTGGTGGCGCTGCCCCCTTCGGTGTCCTCCCAGAcgccacagcaacaacagcagcaaaccCAGAAGAACCTCAAGTTGCCCATTCCCAGATACCAGCCGGTGAGGAGCAAGGGGACAACAGACAAGGTCAAGTCACCGCCACTAGCTGCTAGGGTGAAAACAGCCGCCAAGGCTGCTGTGACGGCGCCAACCAAGTCCGTGGTGAGTGGGGCTTCAACAGGgatgaagaaaaaacaacatgagtcCAAGCACACAAAGGACACCCTAGTGCCCAAAGAGGAGCCTTCAGAGCAGGTGATTCTGATCGAGCCAGCCTCCTCTGACATCTCCGTCACTGCTCTACTACCAGACAATGCTGTCCTGTACCCGGGTTCTCAGTTAGAGCGAGCGCCAGATGGCTCTGAACGACCTGCTACAACTGGTCTTATTCAGAACCTCCAGTACCCCCCTTCTGCTGTCAAGGGCTCCCCAGGTAAACCCCCGGAGGAAAGTAAGACTACAATGAGGCTGTGCCAGTCCAAGTCCGCTGCAGCCCAGCCCCAGAGCAGCATCACTGTCCTGTCCTCAGCCATCTTCAGCAAAGCGGTCCAGATTATCCCATCCCCACCTAAGGGTAAACTGCCCATTCTGCCCTACTCTAAAATGAAGAGCACCCTCATCCCAGCTGCCAAACTCCGCAGTCTGTCCCCAGAGAAGGGTTTTTCTAGTCCGACCGGACTCACCAGCCCCTTAGATCCTACATCCAAGACCCTCGAGACAGCGGAAGCCTTGGGCCGCAACCAGGTGCCAAACGCCACTCTACAGCCCCAGGCCAAGACCACACTCATGCCTGTGTTGGGAACCCTCCAGAAACCGCCTGGCaagaagagggggaggaagagaaagacaaTGGAGGACATCTTGGCATTTGAGGCCAGAAAGAAGAGGTCCTTGTCTTTCTTCCGTAGAAGGGTCCCAGAGAAACCGCCAGCAGTTGTTCCAGGCTCCAAAGAAAAGGAGGTTGATATTTCAAAGAAGTACCGCAGCATTCGACCCAAACCAATGTTGGTTATGGAGACAGTTCCCCAACTGGTTAGTTTGCCTGCCATTACCCCAGACGGCCAAGAACAGGAGCTGGTACTCGGCCATCAGCTCCCCACCACTACCACAACCAAGGCCCTGGACTGTCCTCCCCAACCAGCCCCAGTGACCCTCCACCTGAGAGGCGCCTCCCATCCGAGGGTGTTCATAGGCAGCCGTCCGCTCCACCGTTGCCCCACCTGCAGCCGCTGTTTCCAGTTCAAGCATCACCTCCAGAGCCACATGAACAGTCACACCAACAGCCGGCCCTACGTCTGCCCGGTCTGCCGCAAGGCGTACGCCCACTCCGGCAGCCTGAGCACCCACATGAAGCTTCACCACTCCGATGTGCGCCCGCGTCGGTCTCTGTGCTGCGAGTTCTGCGAGAAGGCCTTTGGATATGTGGGGGTTTACTTCAGCCATCTGAGAGAGGTCCACAAGGTGGTGCTGACCGTGGAGCCATCCATCAGCCAACATGAGGATGACATGTCTTTGGAGGG GGCCAACTCCCTAGAGCCGTCAGATGAGCAGGATCATGAAGACCCCGTGGAGCTGCAGATTAAATGTGGCCGCTGCCAGGCCATCACTCCCACCTTCGCCGACATGAAGATGCACTTGCTGCACGTGCACGGGGAGGAGATCCAGGTTCCGCTTCACGACGGCCAGTCGTTGCGGGGCGCCCGCGAGGCCGAGGACGAGCTGGTAAAGCACGCCGCCCACTACTGGCGGCAGCTCAACGAGAAGCGCAACCTGGTCAAGTGCGGCAGCTGCGACGAGgagttcttctccttctccaagCTTAAGAGGCACATCCTGTCCCACCACCGCGGAAGGGAGGGGGAGGACAGCGGGACCGTCTCGTCGCCAGATAGCGGCGGCGTAGGCGTCGGGGTCCTCGCAGCAGGCGCGGCCTTTAATTGCGTGCTTTGCAGCGAGGTGTTGGACACTAAAGAGGGCGTTATGGAGCACTGGAGGAGTCGCCACCACTGTGAGCAGCCCAGCCTTCTGTGGGACGCACTGAGCTCCTACTCCGGCAAGGAAGAGGGCGAGGCGGACGGGGATCTGGACACTCCTGCTCCGAGCCCACACTATCCAGCCTAG